Within the Drosophila melanogaster chromosome 3R genome, the region TGACCCGGCTTAAATGAAAAGCCATATTTCTGCGGATGCCTGGCCCCAGTTTCTGACGTGCGATCGATTGCGCCTGTCCGAAAGCGAAGCCCTCGCAAATTTGTAGCTGTCCGTTGTAGCCAAGATTTCAGTTCAGTTGGGTTTTGGCCTGATTTCGATTTTCGGATTTCGGGGTTAGGCAGCACAGCAAAAGTCATGCACTTGCCGCGCGGCCAACGGTCGATGAGAGCGGCTTGGCATTGCCATTGCTGGAATGGGAATCGGAATTGTCTTCTAATTAAGTGCATttcgtttaattaatttaaactaACTGTAAATTGAGAGTTTGACTGCGAGTTTTGGGCGCGGTGGCGTCGTCTGcaagagccaaaaaaaaaaaaaaaaaaaaataatagcactGTCTTTTGCCTCTTCCGATTCCAGAAGGTGGCTTTCAGGGGATTAGGCCCAGCATTTGAGCTTGTTAAGGCTGCCGACCGGGGACGACCAAGTTTATTAGTTCGTGCCTTCATTTCGTAATTACTTCAATTGATTCTGCACTGCTGATGGCAACGGTACTGCAACTGCGACTCTGAGGACTCTTGGCCAGCGAATCGAACTGAGCCCGGCTCAAACCGAGACTTCATTGCAGCTCTTTGCGCGCTTCGTTGCCTTTGATTGTAAATCAGTTTACTTTGCCATTTAGAAGCCTTTGTGtggctgcagttgttgcttttgctgctggctggctgtTTGGGCTGGCTCTTTTGGTAGTTTGGTACAAAAGGTGAAATCACGATTTTCAAGTGCATCGCCATCGATACAACAGCGACTCCGTCTCGCTTGGGCCGTTGCAAATTGTAACTCTAACTGTACAACAGGTTCAAAGTATCTACTAACAGGTACGCCTGCCCCGAAAAGGAGATCGGATTTggactgcaactgcaactgcgacGGGTACTACTCTACGGAGTCTTTAATTATCGCCCAGCTATGCCAGCGATTCGCCCCCAGCGTGGATAGCActaagcaaataaacataCCATAGGGTAAAAAGTTAATTAGGCTTTCCTTATTTTCCCATTTGGCATTCCAGAAATCACTCAATTAGATCGCGACCGGGGCAGGCGAAAGGCCGGCAAATTGTGGCCATAAACCAGGGCCATGGTCATTCCGGCTCACGTGATAATAATCATGTGCGGAGTTTGATTTAATAAAGTAGCTGGCAGCCCTGGCGGGCAACTATAACAATAACTTTGGGGCCTTAATCGCGCCTAAACGATGGAGGAGGatctcttttttttccgaTTTCTGTGGAGGGGCAGATGGCTGAGACCCGGGTCAGGAGGCTTCAACACCTAGCTGGCTGACCCATGGCCAGCTAATTGACAGTATCGTGACTAAAATCAATTTGTTGTGAGCAGGCACAGCAACAAATTTTCACGGAGGGGAGGCCCATAGTCCATAGCCCCGAGTCGGGATAACCAACTGCTCCCTCTATGAATGATTTACGATGCGTCGTTGCCGCGTTGACCCCGGAGTTCGACGTTGTTGAAACATCAAAAACACAGAAACAAAGACCCCGGCGACCATCAGCGACGCCCGCTCATAATCAGCAGCACATAAACAACATTTCGCCGACCACCGATCGCCGAAGATCGTCGGTGATTTCCTTCCAAAAAGCTGAGGCCCCAAAACACCAAAAGCCTCAGCCCCCTTACCCATTCCGATGTGTATCCCATCATCCCATCCTATACAGACATTGGCCAGACGAACATAATCAGCCGGGGCAGTGGGTGTCCAACAGAGAGCCAAACCGAACCGATCAGCATCTTCAACATGATCATTACGTTTGTTTATTGGcgaaaatttagaaatttatTGCTCATTCGTTACGATACCGAAATGTGCGTTATGTTGTGGCATTATGGAAAGCCAGCTCTGTTCTCACACTTTGGGGCCATTGACAGGTAAATACTTATAACTTATAACTAGCCACACTTTTTCTCTCTTTGTTAAATGTGCATTTAGACAACATTATCGTCAATCAACGGCTGGACATGGTATGGCTATCTCTCCGGGCAAGATTAGTCCGAATTACGAGGACTCAAACACAGGGTTAACAGGGGGTTTCCACCTCGGCATTTCGGCTGATTGCAGACAAAAATAGACGCACAATTGTGGTCAGGGGTCGTATGTTAATTACCCCAAATCACCGGTAAATAATGAAAAcgtttgaatttatttttggccaaaaagaaaaataaaaaaaactttatggGTCAATTGCCATAGCCGTTTGGCTTGTTAAATGACCTGATTAGCCAATTAGAGAGTCATCAAATATGCGCATACCGAAATCCAAAGTCCATAAAAACGTTATGAATATGAATCGAATGCAGAATTTAGCTTAGagtatatataaatttgaatACCCCACAAGTGGACTTCCGTATCGATGCCATAAACCGGAGATTAATCGCCTTGCATCCGCTGGGCCTTCAGAATGGTCCGTAACTGGAGCAGCCACCCTGCAATGACGTGATAAAGCCGcgtaattaaaatatgaacaGCGTTCATCTATTGGCCCAAACATCATGGCCTGGCGGTGGAGAAACGCTGCTGCtccattttaaataaatgttttatggCAACAGAAAGCACACAAAGCCAAGAAAAATGCCAGTCGCATTAGACGAGGCTCAAGGATAGAAAACCGGGCACGAAGAGCGCTTGGCTCTCACGCGGATATGGTTTAGATTggttatatatgtatgggtGCAGATATGTGTGTGTTGCCAAAAGGCCAACACATGGCCAAGATTCGATGCTATAGCTGTactgaagctgaagctgcgGGAGCTAATAAATTTTCCGATGTCTGTTGTCGGCTCGCTGCCTGCCAGCCAGGCTGCCTGCCGTTTGACGCTATTGATCGTTAAGTAAATTGTCTGCAATTATgccaaaagggaaaataatagaaattaTAACGAAACCGCTCTGCTGGCTGTTGACTTTTGTGTGGGGAGCCCGGTGAGAAGTTTCCGATTCGgcttcggattcggattcagattcgtATACCTATTCGAATTCAGGCAGTGACAGCTGGATTTGCGCATTAGTTGTGCCGCCTTATCTGGCCCGGAAAATGCTGGCGATCATAATTCTCGCTTAGGTGGCAAATTGCTGGCAGTTGCCAATTGCATGTGGGTCAGGCCACTCACGAATCCCAGGGCTCCAGACGTCCtgacatttatatatatttatagctCGTGCAGCGGCCGTTAATTGTTGCACTCTTGATAAGTGAAATTTACCAAGTTTGCCATTGTGGCTTATACGACACAAGCTATCGCATAAGCCTTCGCATGGAGCACTCTTTGGCTGCTGGCCTGGCCAGCTGACTGacaactgactgactggccaACTAACTGGGCCTGTGTCAGCCTGTGTCGACGACTATCGCAATGTTACATCCGTGCGTGCTGTCAATTAACATGGCCAACAACCGAATCAATTAAGCACTGGCCAGCGATGCTAATAATGGCCACGCCCCAAATGGCCAGAAGCCTGTCATAAGCCAACGGACAGACAATCTGCATTCCGAGGGCGATTCAAACAGAAGTCAGAGTAgtctggccaaaagcaaaaccaaaaccaaaaaccgtTTGATTGATGCTTGTTGCCGGCTAGCAGACAAACTGTTTAAttggtaaaataaaaaagtgaaataaaatcgaaaatctGCATTGTTGATTATATAAGCGCCGCTGGGTTGACAAATGTTTAGGCAGGACTCTGATCCTGTTTTCACACATTGTGCAACACGATTGGGCCAAGACAGTTGAGCCGTATTTCTTGGTCTCTTGGAGacttactatttttttttttctttattttgcgTTGCCCCGCCCGCGCATTGGCACTTTTCGTTGAATGTTCGATTTCAATTGGAAATCGGTGGTACgtgtaaaaatatttgtgcaacTGACTGCGTTTTTCTTTTGGGCAGTTTCTGTGTCTGTAACTGTtactgtttctgtttctgattGCTGCCTTTGATGCATTTCAAATGAGTTGATTTATGGCAAGTTTTTGGCTGACTGAATGACTGCCTcaccgactgactgactgactgactgacggaCTGACAGACTGCCATACTGACTGAATGACGGACCTCTGCTAACTGGCTGGCTTGTGGCTGTCGCAGAGCATGCATGAATGAAGGCTTGTTGATGTTGTGACAGCTCCAAAAACTGGCCAAACTCACAGACATGTTAAACTGCTTTAATTACTCCAGCCagcatatgtatatacctatctacatatgtacatatggcTGATTTTTGGGCCATAGATTTATGAGAATTTATGCCGCACCCAGTCGAGTCGGAGGCACAGTCGAAATGGAAGTTGAAGTTGCAGTTACAGATACATTTTGTGTCCCACTTTATGCTGAGCTGCCCTTAGCCAAAAGGAAAGTTGGACAGGGACACGGCGGAACCTATCTTAACTGACctgcaaatagttttatttcgAGCAGGGGAAAACAGCATTTGACGCCCACGCGAACACACGCCATATACAACTGGCCCACATGCTAACCTTAGCCTGCATTTTCCTAgtctattttttgtttttcttttaatttacCAGCATCTGTGGCTGCGGGAGGACTTTGATAAATtccgcacaaacacacaagtAATTTGAATAATGAAGCGGGGGCCTTAACTGAGTTAGGGGGCATCAATCTGTCAACGCCGCGACGTCGCATTCTGTTGCATGCGCATGCGCACAGTTTGAGTTCGATGGGCTGCTTGCCACCGGCGGTCGGCCGCCAAAGAGCGCAGCAGTCAAGACATCGCGTGCCGCCGGTTTCGCTCCTCCTGGCCTGGAAGCCAAATCCGCAGCAGATCCGCGGATCCGCAGCTCCGCAGACGACCGCGTGGGTCGTCGCAGTCATCGTCGTCTATCAATTAAACAAAGCGGCgcggcggcagcaacatcGACATCAAATGCAAGGCCGGCACGGCTGCCAGGTACTATGTTGAGTAGGACTCCAACTCCAGACTCGACTCTTTGACGCGGGGACCAGGGTCTCGAGACCCCAGTCTTGGACCcaatcccgatcccgatccgtCCGGCCACCCAAAACGCTGCTCCAGTTGCCATTTGAGCAGCGCTTCCGCGCTCTCGGCCAACCAGTTTCGTTTTGCTTGTTTGTCAGCACTGCAAAAACTAACgtaaaaaatttcatttaatagaGCTGGTTAACAtctaaattgattaaaaataaatttgaagaACAAGTGAGCGTTTATGGTTAACGAAGATACTATATATTGATAGATGATTCTGAATCATGGTTTTacgaatattttcaatatattcaATACGGCTGGGTCGAATTCACAAAATTGTATAAtcaataatcttttttttttttttttttgcactgcAAACTATTTCTTTAAGTGCAACCGTTTTGTTTGACttggtttcgtttcgtttcgttttgtgtGTTTCGCGGGTCTCGTGCAGGACAAACATGGAGCATTATTTAACTACACAATTCGTGCAACTCCCACGCATGCAAACGGCAAActccaaacaaaacaaagctcCCCCGAAAAAAAACGAGACTTTTCGCCCGCAAAAACTGAAAGCGAAAAATGCGAATTGAGGGtcttgaggtctgatggctgATGCCTGTTGGCTCTCTTAACTCTTAACTGATGGCCCAGCGACCGAAATTGGCGCAAAAATGTCACCAGCCTGCACTCCCAGTTGGAAGGAATTGGGTGGATCGAGGGAATCTCGCGCAGCCATCGATCATCGCAACCGGCTGAAAATGTCAAATTGGTTTATCAGCCCACAGGAAAGGCGGCTTTAATGTCAGTTTAGCAATTTGACAAATGACttgcgataaaaaaaaaatgctgaaaatgtGGCACGTTGCCTGCTGCATGCGGCTGCGTTGATCTGTTGAAATCCGACCATTCGTTCAATGAACCCTGTCCTAGAGTGTGGCCAAAACCAATCTGGGCACAACCATGCTATGCTGTCCTATCGAGAGCTGCTAATCGGCGATAAGGCCAGCGCCAGAGCTTGTTAGCTTGTTAAATCACATGTAAGCGTGGCTAAGTTCGAAGATTGACGATCGCACATCGCGGCCATCGTCGGACATTCATAAATGAGCAATCGCCGGAGTGTATCGCATTTCAGTTAGTGCAGCTCAGCAGCCCGAACAACTGCCACAAATTACACGCAGCCCGGCGACAAGGGGCATTAATAATTGGTCAACTAAATGCCATATCGAAGTCGCCTGGCATGTCTTATCAATAAAACTGTTTGCCGGCCACGCCCGCACACACGCACTCCCAGGCAAAAAACGTATCGTATCCCCTCTGCTCTTGTCcctgatttcgatttcgattccgattcagATTCCGATTCCAGGATGACAAATTGCGCAAATCCATGAGATAGTTTTTGGCTCTTAGCATTTGCACGATCGCCGGGCCGTTGCATAATGTGCCGCCTAGATTTGTATCTGCTGAATGCGCCATGTTGTTGACTCAAAACGCTGTCAAAACGGCCAGCCAGAAATGATTCGTGCGATAAAGCGCCAAAAAAGACaacggcaaacaaacaaatgcaacaaATGCAGCCAGCAGAGTTGGGCAGTTTTTGGGGTTTCTCGGACTTGGGCTAGGCCCGCTCCACTGACCGCCGGTCAGGCACGGacatttaataaacatttttgcacCATTTTTCAGCCGCCCGTTTGGCTGCCGCGACTGCCGCTGTCACTTCGGCTAATGGCCATCGTTAGCTGGTCATCTGCGGTCGGGCTTATCAATTTATCAGCCCGACTGCGCGGCAATTAGCCAGTCTAAGCGTCTAATTAAGTTGCGCCTGCACCAGCAGATACAAATGCTGATCGATGGAGCAGCCTCGGCACTTGCAGATGGATGAGCAGTCGCCGAAACGGCCGAGATGGCGATAGCCAGACATGGCTATGCTTTTGGCCAAGCTAAGCACTTGACTGGCTTAGAGCTTAAGTTCTTAtggttttcatttatttgctaTAGCAAACAAAACCGTATTTTGGCATACCGATACTAGCAATTAATAATCTTTTTGAAAGCGagtttatttgaatttgtaaaaatttttacaaaatacTTTATTGAAAAGTTTTGATGTAAAGTGTacttaatttataatttttggttttttgctttttagcCCTTAACTCATTTACTGAAAAATAGTGATATCAACCAGCAATCATCCTTCTTCTGCGAAGCATTTTCCAAGGAAGATCAGACAAAAATGTTTGACGAtgagatataaatatatatagaaatatataagGACAAAAAATATCACAATGCGTAACGATACAATCTAGTCCCGCCTGCTCGTCAATTCCACATCCCGGTAGAGCTGTTCAAAGAACCAGCACTCCTGTTCTGAAAGGGTCAGCACAAGCGTGTCCATTTCAGTTCCGGGCAAGGACTCGACTTCCTCTGCAGAATTATTGGACAGAGAAGGCTGGATGTCCGCCCTGAAGTCGCGTCTGCAGAGTGGACATCGTGAATCCCGACCCAGCTCCAAATACTTCTTTAAGCACGCCGAGCAGAAGGAATGACCGCAGGATATGTGGTGCGGATATCTCTGTTCATCTAAACAGAAAATGCACGGGTAAGAAGTCATTATCACTAAATCGGAATTCCAAATGCGGATTTCGCGTACTGTCTGCACTTATGTCACTCTTATATTGTTCGACAGGTTGTGGAATACAAAATATAAGGGAACACATGTACGCTCTGTttagaaaaaacaaaatttttagaTCTCCCAGACCTTTTGCAATAAACTTTTGGCTTGCTGTGATTTAACGATTTTGACAACACTTAACATTTGACAAGATTAAGTTATTTATTGAACAATGTTATAGAACAAGgtaatttcatatatttaagaatggaaaagagccaaaaagttgattaaTTTCAGAAAGAGTTGGCAGGAGGTCGTGATGCGAAATCTGGCATAATGCCGACATATATCGATAACATTGTTAGCAAAGGCAACACCTCACCACTTCATCCCAGCTGCACCCAGTTCTTGATGAAGTTCTCATTGAGATCGTGTTCGGATCGCCGCAGCCCGTTCCCAGGCAGCTCTTTTGCATAATTCCATTTAATCTCGGCCAGAGTTGaggcaattttcaatttgccttGCCGACGACGCTCCTGTGGCTGTTATTGTTAATACTTACTCGTAtagccattgttgttgctgactCGCCGTGTTGTTGCCATTCAAATTGCATTCAAATCAATTACATTCGAACTAAACATAATTCATGTGGTATGGGTTAATACAACAAATTACAACTGACATTTAAGCAGAAACATGAAACGGACAATTTAACATGAGCCGCAGCCAGAAAGCCAGAAAAAGAGAGACATAAAGCCGAGCTCCACAAAGCCAACTTTTGGGGCTTACTGGGCTGACTGGGCCGGCTGGTCTGGCTGGCAGGTATCATATGCAGTCGAAAAACGGCCaaagagatacagatacgaaaACCGAATTCAACTTGAGCTTCAAGTTTGCCCAGCCGCGGTCGACAATCAAAGCATAAGGCTGTGTGACCTTCAGTATCcgtaaaatgaaaataaacaaaaaggcTGAAAAGGCACGAAAAAAGTGCAGCCCCACCACACACAGGctaaacaacaataaaattcTTTTCTCACGATTGTTGACATTAACACTTGCAAGGGGAAAAAATGACCAAAAAGCAAACGTAAAAAGTTTCGAGTGCGAGGTTACACTTAAAGaagttaaaattttataaGCCTTTACGATGCCAGACTTTATAATatcacatatatattatatattacatattatatataaatccACCAAAATGTTTAGTATCATTATCTTTGACGTTCTTcaaaatgaatataatttcATGTGAATGCAGGTTCGCCAAGTGTACGAGTATTCACTGTCATTGCCTGCGAGTGAGAAATAAGCCTGGGCACAATGGAAATGAGCAActgctactgggaagtggttGCCCGATCTTGCGACAAATTTGCACGCGGCGATCTTCAGGCGGAAGACGTTGAACTGCCCTGCTCCACATGCATTTCAATGGAAGCACAATCGAAGTGGAGATAAATGTTCTGGCCAGCTTTTGTTTTACTTAATTTTATGTGCTTTGCATACTTTCGCAGGGCCAGGGCACGGTATTAAGCATTTTGCCAGCGTGCCGAGCTCATTTATTTGCTGCACTCTGTTTATCGATTGAATGCATTCTGGTTTTTGCCTTCTGCAATTAAGTGAAATTTATGTTACTGCTGGTTCGTCGCTTGAGTCTTTTGTTTGCGGGTCGCGCGCCAAGGCACgtaaattgccaaaaaaaaaaaacagagacgCAAAAATGTGTTTCCTACTTAGCGTGGGCAGACAGTAAGCCGGCTCTGGCACTGGCCAGCTTACATTGGCTATCCTGGTCCCCAGCTCCTCGGCTCCTCATTTTAATCCGCCGCGTTGGTGGCGTGCATACATAATGCATAATTACCGGTTTCACTTTTCTCTCTCGTCTGCGATTATCTTGGCATGCCTTGGCGTTTTTATTCCACTGTAcagatattttattttacaggCATTGCGGTTTTATTGCCTCGCTCGTATGGtttcttcatttttaatttttatgatgtGTTAATGGATATTTTTGTGACATGACCTCCTGGCGTGCCGTTGTCGTTCGTCAAGCCCTGTCCATCCGTCCGTCGGCCGGTATTAAGTTCAAAGCCTCAAAGGGGGGAGAACCCGCTGAAGAAGGAGCAGGAACTTGCTTCGAGCCCCAGCCGTATATTATGCAATCTCTGCCAAGTAATTGAAGCTATTTAAAGCTCGTTACATGGCAAGGACAGTGGAGCAGACCAGGGCGTTCATCCCAAAAGGGGCTGTCAATCAATCTGAGCGACTTAGTGCTGGCAGTGGGCGCTAGGTGGCGCCGCCACTGGCCCTCTCCCATTTGGCCAATCATCGCGGTTAAGTGCGCTCCATGCAACCGAATGTGACCCAATTCCAGCCCGGCTGGTGGCTATCGACTTGTCGCTCAAATTGCACGCACAGAGCGCTCGGACGCGGACTGATTACAGGGCCCAGGGCATGCAATTTGCATCAATAAAACTGTAGGCAGGAAACTGGTATCTGCAATCTGCatttgctgctcctgctgctgtaGGTCAGTTTGCAAAGCGAAAAAAGCAGTCCAGGCGTTGATTTGTTGCCCGCTTCTGCATTCTGGGCCTTCAATCAAGTGACGATGGGCGCAAACAAGCAGCAGATGGATGCCCCTCCCCGACTTTCATCTCGGCCGCGTCTTAACCCAAAGCTTCGCTTATCGGATAAGAGCCAGGCCGATGGTTTGACGGGTGTCGGAGCCACTTGATCGGCCAATAATTACTTTCTCTGCGGCCTGTTATTGATTTCGGCTGATTGCCGccataattttattatgcaTCATTAAGATAAAGCTGCCCCAGCcatttgcaaattgtttaCAGCATATGGAATCATCTTGAATATGCCCAAATCTCCACCCATCACATCTCGTTCCCCAAAATCTGAGATCATTTTCACAGGCCTCCGAAGTAAGACTTTCCAAAAAGCCAAAGCCCAAAATATTATTATGTGCAAATGTGAAAGGGCCCGTTGAAAAACCCATCAAGAAGTTCGGAGGGAAATAAAATTACACATTTGGTTATTGGTCATTTGAATAGAAGCCTCTTGTAAATGATACTTTTTATGAATCGCCCGAAATGATTCATATTGTATATTGCCTAGTTACTGCAAGTTGATTTTGGGGCCTTTGAACTCTCTGGTCAAGCATCCAGTTTCGTCAGAAAACCATCAAGCATGAAGGttataattttgaaaaattaagaCGGCTTTTTAGCTGGAACCCGTTAAAGCAACCATGAAGGATAAGCGTGCAAAAATTAAGCAATAACTGGAAGTGGCTTTATACAGTATAGTTCCAGAATACTGAA harbors:
- the CG34289 gene encoding uncharacterized protein, isoform C encodes the protein MCSLIFCIPQPVEQYKSDISADNEQRYPHHISCGHSFCSACLKKYLELGRDSRCPLCRRDFRADIQPSLSNNSAEEVESLPGTEMDTLVLTLSEQECWFFEQLYRDVELTSRRD
- the CG34289 gene encoding uncharacterized protein, isoform B — encoded protein: MTSYPCIFCLDEQRYPHHISCGHSFCSACLKKYLELGRDSRCPLCRRDFRADIQPSLSNNSAEEVESLPGTEMDTLVLTLSEQECWFFEQLYRDVELTSRRD